A single genomic interval of Takifugu flavidus isolate HTHZ2018 chromosome 19, ASM371156v2, whole genome shotgun sequence harbors:
- the e2f6 gene encoding transcription factor E2F2 isoform X2, which translates to MVKCVVSGCPNRIVSSENRGIFNRPPKRFFKFPKDPARVKVWLAALRETDEHDPTEQHFICEDHFLPEDISRNEVSSDAIPIMPPCVDGGLSMMGSWGPDMPEEEDEQWTMDGDVEDEDDPPTPVGEPASAGQDAATRRTSEPVMTRVGPLSADLTPKKAVRKHVVPVGEMLRRFLELMLASPDNLVDIRKLLAGTGRSKKRIDDITDVLEDISLIEKLSDHKFKWIGKSHIANFLWKNRQVFQAEMENLKLVESVLDGLIKSCSQQLFEVTDNLENAALAYVTLADISRLKDFQQQTVMVVKAPEETKLEVPAPKEDSIQVHLKAEQGPVVVLTCEVGTGEDSSCFLTLEESRIRTTELHTEAPERAVQSA; encoded by the exons ATGGTAAAGTGCGTCGTCTCCGGGTGTCCGAACCGCATCGTGAGCAGCGAGAACCGGGGCATTTTCAACAGACCACCAAAGAGGTTCTTTAAATTTCCCAAAGATCCAGCGAGAGTCAAG GTGTGGCTGGCGGCACTGAGGGAGACGGACGAGCACGACCCAACAGAGCAGCATTTTATCTGTGAGGACCATTTCCTGCCAGAAGATATCTCCAGGAATGAAGTCAGTAGCGACGCTATTCCTATCATGCCTCCCTGTGTGGATGGGGGCCTCAGCATGATGGGCTCCTGGGGGCCTGACAtgcctgaggaggaagatgagcagTGGACAATGGACGGTGAtgtggaggatgaagatgacccTCCCACTCCTGTAGGAGAACCGGCTTCAGCGGGGCAG GATGCAGCTACACGCAGAACTTCAGAGCCAGTGATGACACG tgTCGGTCCATTGAGTGCTGACCTGACCCCAAAGAAAGCCGTCCGCAAACATG tTGTGCCTGTTGGTGAGATGCTGCGCCGCTTTCTGGAGCTGATGCTCGCGTCCCCAGACAACCTGGTGGACATCCGCAAGCTGctggcaggaacaggaagaagcAAAAAGCGGATCGATGACATCACCGACGTCCTTGAGGACATCAGCCTGATCGAGAAACTGTCGGACCACAAGTTCAAGTGGAT AGGAAAAAGTCACATCGCCAACTTCCTGTGGAAGAACCGACAGGTGTTCCAGGCAGAGATGGAGAACCTGAAGCTGGTGGAGAGCGTGCTGGATGGCCTGATTAAAAGTTGTTCCCAGCAGCTCTTTGAGGTCACTGACAACCTGGAGAACGCTGC CTTGGCCTATGTGACTCTCGCCGACATCAGCCGGCTAAAGGATTTCCAGCAGCAGACGGTGATGGTGGTCAAAGCTCCTGAAGAAACCAAGCTGGAGGTTCCTGCACCTAAAGAG GACAGCATCCAGGTCCACCTGAAGGCAGAGCAGGGGCCCGTTGTGGTTCTGACCTGTGAGGTTGGTACCGGAGAGGACAGCAGCTGCTTTTTAACGCTGGAGGAGAGCCGGATCAGAACCACAGAACTACACACGG AAGCTCCAGAGCGTGCAGTGCAGAGCGCGTAG
- the e2f6 gene encoding transcription factor E2F2 isoform X1 — translation MVKCVVSGCPNRIVSSENRGIFNRPPKRFFKFPKDPARVKVWLAALRETDEHDPTEQHFICEDHFLPEDISRNEVSSDAIPIMPPCVDGGLSMMGSWGPDMPEEEDEQWTMDGDVEDEDDPPTPVGEPASAGQVGPSDAATRRTSEPVMTRVGPLSADLTPKKAVRKHVVPVGEMLRRFLELMLASPDNLVDIRKLLAGTGRSKKRIDDITDVLEDISLIEKLSDHKFKWIGKSHIANFLWKNRQVFQAEMENLKLVESVLDGLIKSCSQQLFEVTDNLENAALAYVTLADISRLKDFQQQTVMVVKAPEETKLEVPAPKEDSIQVHLKAEQGPVVVLTCEVGTGEDSSCFLTLEESRIRTTELHTEAPERAVQSA, via the exons ATGGTAAAGTGCGTCGTCTCCGGGTGTCCGAACCGCATCGTGAGCAGCGAGAACCGGGGCATTTTCAACAGACCACCAAAGAGGTTCTTTAAATTTCCCAAAGATCCAGCGAGAGTCAAG GTGTGGCTGGCGGCACTGAGGGAGACGGACGAGCACGACCCAACAGAGCAGCATTTTATCTGTGAGGACCATTTCCTGCCAGAAGATATCTCCAGGAATGAAGTCAGTAGCGACGCTATTCCTATCATGCCTCCCTGTGTGGATGGGGGCCTCAGCATGATGGGCTCCTGGGGGCCTGACAtgcctgaggaggaagatgagcagTGGACAATGGACGGTGAtgtggaggatgaagatgacccTCCCACTCCTGTAGGAGAACCGGCTTCAGCGGGGCAGGTTGGACCCTCT GATGCAGCTACACGCAGAACTTCAGAGCCAGTGATGACACG tgTCGGTCCATTGAGTGCTGACCTGACCCCAAAGAAAGCCGTCCGCAAACATG tTGTGCCTGTTGGTGAGATGCTGCGCCGCTTTCTGGAGCTGATGCTCGCGTCCCCAGACAACCTGGTGGACATCCGCAAGCTGctggcaggaacaggaagaagcAAAAAGCGGATCGATGACATCACCGACGTCCTTGAGGACATCAGCCTGATCGAGAAACTGTCGGACCACAAGTTCAAGTGGAT AGGAAAAAGTCACATCGCCAACTTCCTGTGGAAGAACCGACAGGTGTTCCAGGCAGAGATGGAGAACCTGAAGCTGGTGGAGAGCGTGCTGGATGGCCTGATTAAAAGTTGTTCCCAGCAGCTCTTTGAGGTCACTGACAACCTGGAGAACGCTGC CTTGGCCTATGTGACTCTCGCCGACATCAGCCGGCTAAAGGATTTCCAGCAGCAGACGGTGATGGTGGTCAAAGCTCCTGAAGAAACCAAGCTGGAGGTTCCTGCACCTAAAGAG GACAGCATCCAGGTCCACCTGAAGGCAGAGCAGGGGCCCGTTGTGGTTCTGACCTGTGAGGTTGGTACCGGAGAGGACAGCAGCTGCTTTTTAACGCTGGAGGAGAGCCGGATCAGAACCACAGAACTACACACGG AAGCTCCAGAGCGTGCAGTGCAGAGCGCGTAG